TATAACAGACCAGATGAGACGCCACGTCAGGTGGACGGTCAGACGGATAAAGAAGATACTCGAAGAAGAACAGATACCCCGGGTTAAACCCGGTAGGAAATGCACAGGATGCGGATGGCAATGGATATGCAGAAAAACCTAAAAAATCAGGTTCAGGACGGGATGGCTCTTCACGGTCAGGGGTTTCCTCTTTTTCACGATAATCAATCCCGCCTCCTCTAGGCTTCTTAAATGCTTTCTAATGGTGCTACTGTCTCGTCTAAGCCTTTTTGATAACACGGCTACCGTTAGGGCTTTCTCTTCTCTCGTTAAGACTTCTAATATCTTCATCTTTTCTTCGCTTAATTCTTCGAAACTCATTATGGACTTCAGCGCCACCGCGTCTATGGTCAAATATGTAGATGAATCCTCGGTTTCTAGTTCAACTTTTACGTTCCTCATACTCAGAAGCATCACAGCTACGAATACGGCTAGAACGATTATACGCATGCCCCCGCTTAGGTTCACTATCACCTGGTCCATAGACGCTACGTTTTCTAGTACCTGTTTAACCTGTAAAGTCGTTTGGTAGAAATCGTGCACTGGTAATTCCACTAAATCCACACTTACCTCCCCTGAGTAGTATTTATCGATAAAATCTCTCACGTAGGACGCGGCTTTTCTAACCCTTTCGATAGTAGGGCCTGTTAAAAGGATCAAACGGTCCCCTTTCGAGATACCGTGCCTAGTTAACCCCCTTAAAGCAAACTTTTCCTCGAAACCCAAAGTGATTATTAAGGCACGATTCATTCCTTATCCCACCCTTTAGCGCATATATTTTGACTTTTTAGACATAAAAGGCAGTTATCATAACTTTTATATACTCTCTTCGCATATATCTTTTTCGATATGTCGGAGAAAAAGCTAGCTCCTCAGGAACTTTTGGCTAATGAGGGTATCAGGCGCTTTGGTCGGTATTTACGGAACTTGAGAAGTTATTTGCTTGCTTACGATGTCATAGACCGCATCGGGAAGGTCCGGGAGATAGATGAGTTTGTCGAAGCATTAAGCGCCGCTATGAGACTTTCTGATAACGTTAAAGCAAGGGCAGAGAGGGAGAAAGAAGCTTTTGTGTTCATTCCGTCAGAAGACGACGTAAAAAACGTGATCGAGTTGGCTTCAAGAAGTCCTAAAGCCTTAAGACTAGTTTCACGGTATCTTTACGCGTTAGCATATACTTACACTTCAGCCTCGTCTCAAGGAGGTTAGAACCATGAAGTATGTCCGTTTATCGGGAAGAATTTTGATAAACGCTGCTTCTTTAAACACCCAAGGAGCCGCTGGAACAAACTATGTAGAGTTAACTAAAGTTCCGGTTGTGCTGAGAGGTCCCGATGGAAGCTATATACTACGAGA
The DNA window shown above is from Candidatus Bathyarchaeota archaeon and carries:
- a CDS encoding CRISPR locus-related DNA-binding protein, whose translation is MNRALIITLGFEEKFALRGLTRHGISKGDRLILLTGPTIERVRKAASYVRDFIDKYYSGEVSVDLVELPVHDFYQTTLQVKQVLENVASMDQVIVNLSGGMRIIVLAVFVAVMLLSMRNVKVELETEDSSTYLTIDAVALKSIMSFEELSEEKMKILEVLTREEKALTVAVLSKRLRRDSSTIRKHLRSLEEAGLIIVKKRKPLTVKSHPVLNLIF